The following proteins are co-located in the Carassius auratus strain Wakin chromosome 7, ASM336829v1, whole genome shotgun sequence genome:
- the LOC113105598 gene encoding ubiquitin, producing MGKIFQIIVVGIKGEKKTVDVATSEEEFNKMTILQFKKKLAEKLPGQAGDDPSSLRLLYTDKQLEDADTFLHHQIKDRSTLFMVLRLPGGFQTS from the exons ATGGGAAAGATTTTCCAGATCATAGTGGTCGGGATAAAGGGGGAGAAGAAAACGGTCGATGTTGCGACATCAGAGGAAGAATTcaacaaaatgacaattttgcaATTCAAAAAGAAATTAGCAGAAAAATTGCCTGGACAAGCAG GGGATGATCCATCATCACTGAGGCTGCTGTACACAGATAAACAACTAGAAGACGCTGACACGTTTTTACACCACCAAATTAAGGATCGCTCCACTCTCTTCATGGTCTTGCGTCTACCCGGAGGTTTCCAGACAAGCTAA